One window of Streptomyces sp. NBC_00273 genomic DNA carries:
- a CDS encoding neocarzinostatin apoprotein domain-containing protein: MRRVGALLAAGLAVCALALFPTGPAAAAEGKPAVALSLQEAAKGTGITVTGTGWPAKTLVMLLVCGQNMIGGTNSCANADGAAVSVGGDGRFTAQLPVVAPPKPCPCIVNVTSVNGDQSTVATPLKITDHPVAELPAESGTARLAMLTGVRLEGEDGVLTWFGAPPARKFKVTVGNLGPVPVKDPVFQLGTAHGVFAPLWEEARWKGTIPPGGKAEIALDVGLAAGAHGDYTISLKYGETVVAAQPWGVDRPYGVLLFWGLLLLVIPAAVFRIGMAIVDRVRPRAAPAAGRHRGTGPAAAASAVTARLPRIGALRPPEPAPGPDRPEQSPQTTTAALPWFTPDSTPGTAPQASAPSENRSTTKGHS; the protein is encoded by the coding sequence GGCCGCCGAGGGGAAGCCGGCCGTGGCGCTCTCGCTCCAGGAGGCCGCCAAGGGCACCGGGATCACCGTCACCGGTACCGGCTGGCCGGCCAAGACGCTGGTGATGCTGCTGGTCTGCGGCCAGAACATGATCGGCGGCACCAACAGCTGCGCCAACGCCGACGGCGCCGCCGTCTCGGTCGGCGGCGACGGCCGCTTCACCGCCCAGCTGCCCGTGGTGGCACCGCCCAAGCCGTGCCCCTGCATCGTCAACGTCACCTCCGTCAACGGTGACCAGTCCACCGTCGCGACCCCCCTGAAGATCACCGACCACCCGGTCGCCGAGCTGCCCGCCGAATCCGGTACGGCCCGCCTCGCGATGCTCACCGGGGTCCGGCTGGAGGGCGAGGACGGGGTGCTGACCTGGTTCGGCGCCCCGCCCGCCCGGAAGTTCAAGGTCACCGTCGGCAATCTCGGCCCGGTCCCGGTCAAGGACCCGGTCTTCCAGCTCGGAACCGCGCACGGGGTGTTCGCCCCGCTGTGGGAGGAAGCCCGCTGGAAGGGCACCATCCCGCCCGGCGGCAAGGCCGAGATCGCGCTCGACGTGGGCCTCGCCGCCGGCGCCCACGGCGACTACACGATCTCCCTCAAGTACGGCGAGACCGTGGTGGCCGCGCAGCCCTGGGGCGTGGACCGCCCGTACGGGGTGCTGCTCTTCTGGGGCCTGCTCCTGCTGGTGATCCCGGCCGCGGTCTTCCGCATCGGCATGGCGATCGTCGACCGGGTCCGGCCGCGCGCCGCGCCCGCCGCCGGCCGTCACCGCGGTACGGGTCCCGCGGCGGCGGCCTCCGCCGTGACGGCCCGGCTGCCGAGGATCGGGGCCCTGCGGCCCCCCGAGCCGGCCCCGGGCCCCGACCGCCCGGAGCAGTCCCCCCAGACCACCACGGCGGCCCTGCCGTGGTTCACCCCGGACAGCACGCCGGGCACAGCACCACAGGCGTCCGCACCGTCTGAGAACCGTTCGACGACGAAGGGACATTCGTGA
- a CDS encoding peptide MFS transporter — translation MASSLTTASPSPAHEKTLLGHPIGLATLFMTEMWERFSYYGMRALLVLYLVSGGADAATGSQGGGLGFKMGVATAIYSVYVAMVYLMAMPGGWFGDRVWGARKTVTIASFVIMAGHVALALPGQISFFAGLLLVAVGSGLLKANISTMVGHLYAGPDDPRRDGGFTLFYIGINLGAFGAPWVIGIVGETVSWHLGFLLAAIGMAIGLAVFLIFGRTLSPTSSVVPNPLTAPERNSLVVKIVAAVAIIGAFYGTVVALGMFTINWALYPITIAGLVIPVTVLVRIKRDKALSGPEQSKMSAYIWFFVAAAAFWMIYDQGGSTLSLFADNSTGSIFGWTPSTVLYQALNPLFVMALAPLFAWAWLWLARKNQEPNTIVKFAMALVLVGASFFIFIIPMSMAGDGTKVSPMWLVSIYMIQTIAELCLSPVGLSVTTKMAPQKYASQMMGVWFLAVTAGDCTTGLLALAGVDLNGTLIIGLQAAAAVLAGVAVYMYRKNVQAMMGNVH, via the coding sequence ATGGCTTCCAGCCTGACGACGGCTTCTCCGAGCCCCGCTCACGAGAAGACCCTCCTCGGCCACCCGATCGGCCTGGCCACGCTGTTCATGACCGAGATGTGGGAGCGCTTCTCCTACTACGGCATGCGTGCGCTTCTCGTCCTGTACTTGGTCTCCGGCGGTGCGGACGCCGCGACCGGGAGCCAGGGCGGTGGCTTGGGCTTCAAGATGGGTGTCGCCACAGCGATCTACTCCGTCTACGTGGCCATGGTCTACCTGATGGCCATGCCCGGCGGCTGGTTCGGCGACCGCGTCTGGGGCGCCCGCAAGACCGTCACCATCGCCAGCTTCGTGATCATGGCTGGTCACGTGGCGCTGGCACTGCCCGGCCAGATCTCGTTCTTCGCGGGTCTGCTGCTGGTCGCGGTCGGCTCCGGTCTGCTGAAGGCCAACATCTCCACGATGGTCGGCCACCTGTACGCCGGTCCGGACGACCCGCGCCGCGACGGCGGCTTCACGCTCTTCTACATCGGCATCAACCTGGGCGCCTTCGGTGCTCCTTGGGTCATCGGCATCGTCGGTGAGACCGTCAGCTGGCACCTCGGCTTCCTGCTCGCAGCCATCGGCATGGCCATCGGTCTGGCCGTGTTCCTGATCTTCGGCCGCACGCTGAGCCCGACCAGCAGCGTCGTCCCGAACCCGCTGACGGCCCCCGAGCGCAACAGCCTCGTCGTCAAGATCGTCGCCGCCGTGGCGATCATCGGCGCCTTCTACGGCACCGTGGTCGCGCTGGGCATGTTCACCATCAACTGGGCGCTGTACCCGATCACGATCGCCGGTCTGGTCATCCCGGTCACCGTGCTGGTGCGCATCAAGCGCGACAAGGCCCTGTCGGGTCCCGAGCAGTCCAAGATGTCCGCGTACATCTGGTTCTTCGTCGCCGCCGCCGCGTTCTGGATGATCTACGACCAGGGTGGCTCGACGCTCTCCCTGTTCGCCGACAACAGCACCGGCTCGATCTTCGGCTGGACCCCCTCCACCGTCCTGTACCAGGCGCTGAACCCGCTGTTCGTCATGGCGCTCGCCCCGCTCTTCGCCTGGGCGTGGCTGTGGCTGGCCCGCAAGAACCAGGAGCCGAACACCATCGTGAAGTTCGCGATGGCCCTGGTCCTGGTCGGCGCGTCCTTCTTCATCTTCATCATCCCGATGAGCATGGCGGGCGACGGCACCAAGGTGTCGCCGATGTGGCTCGTCTCGATCTACATGATCCAGACCATCGCCGAGCTGTGCCTCTCCCCGGTCGGCCTCTCGGTCACCACCAAGATGGCGCCGCAGAAGTACGCCTCCCAGATGATGGGCGTCTGGTTCCTCGCGGTCACCGCCGGTGACTGCACCACCGGTCTGCTCGCGCTGGCCGGCGTGGACCTCAACGGCACGCTCATCATCGGTCTGCAGGCCGCCGCGGCAGTGCTCGCGGGTGTCGCGGTCTACATGTACCGCAAGAACGTCCAGGCCATGATGGGCAACGTGCACTGA
- a CDS encoding response regulator transcription factor, whose protein sequence is MTRVLLAEDDASISEPLARALRREGYEVEVREDGPTALDAGLQGGVDLVVLDLGLPGMDGLEVARRLRAEGHGFPILVLTARADEVDTVVGLDAGADDYVTKPFRLAELLARVRALLRRGATEAAQPPATHGVRIDVESHRAWMGEEELQLTAKEFDLLRVLVRDAGRVVTRDQLMREVWDTTWWSSTKTLDMHISWLRKKLGDDAANPRYIATVRGVGFRFEKS, encoded by the coding sequence ATGACGCGTGTACTGCTCGCCGAGGACGACGCATCCATCTCGGAACCCCTGGCCCGCGCCCTGCGCCGGGAGGGGTACGAGGTCGAGGTCCGGGAGGACGGCCCCACCGCCCTGGACGCGGGACTTCAGGGCGGCGTCGACCTCGTCGTCCTCGACCTGGGCCTGCCGGGCATGGACGGCCTGGAGGTCGCCCGTCGGCTGCGCGCCGAGGGCCACGGCTTCCCGATCCTGGTCCTCACCGCCCGGGCGGACGAGGTCGACACGGTCGTCGGCCTGGACGCCGGCGCCGACGACTACGTGACCAAGCCCTTCCGACTGGCCGAACTGCTCGCCCGGGTCCGGGCCCTGCTCCGGCGCGGCGCCACCGAGGCCGCCCAGCCCCCCGCCACCCACGGCGTGCGGATCGACGTCGAATCGCACCGGGCCTGGATGGGGGAGGAGGAGCTCCAGCTCACGGCCAAGGAGTTCGACCTGCTGCGGGTCCTGGTCCGCGACGCGGGCCGGGTCGTCACCCGCGACCAACTCATGCGCGAGGTCTGGGACACCACCTGGTGGTCCTCCACCAAGACCCTCGACATGCACATCTCCTGGCTGCGCAAGAAGCTGGGCGACGACGCCGCCAACCCCCGCTACATCGCCACCGTGCGGGGCGTCGGTTTCCGCTTCGAGAAGAGCTGA
- a CDS encoding ATP-binding protein: MRRRLINSTLAVVLVVIAVFGVSLVIVETRTITSSAQDRIESEALRLVGIVEANVLEKKPIDPVALGEQLDAGHHARITVPGQPAVNVGAAIPDGVMRGTARGEQGEVVVVEESRSTVTREVGRTLAVVGAVALLAVVAAVLLAVRQANRLASPLTDLAETAERLGSGDPRPRHKRYGVPELDRVADVLDSSAERIGRMLTAERRLAADASHQLRTPLTALSMRLEEITVTDDLATVREEATIALTQVERLTDVVQRLLTNSRDPRTGSAVPFDLDEVVKQQVEEWRPAYRSAGRAIVRSGRQGVRAVGTPGAVSQVLATLVENALMHGGGTVALRTRVIGNQAVLEVTDEGPGVPPDLGNRIFERAISGRNSTGIGLAVARDLAEADGGRLELLQTQPPVFALFLSRTAPERAEPQATVR; this comes from the coding sequence ATGCGCCGCCGCCTCATCAACTCCACGCTCGCCGTGGTGCTCGTCGTGATCGCCGTCTTCGGGGTCTCCCTCGTCATCGTGGAGACCCGGACCATCACCAGCAGCGCCCAGGACCGCATCGAGTCCGAGGCGCTGCGGCTCGTGGGCATCGTCGAGGCGAACGTCCTGGAGAAGAAGCCGATCGACCCCGTGGCCCTCGGCGAGCAACTGGACGCCGGCCACCACGCGCGGATCACCGTCCCCGGCCAGCCGGCCGTGAACGTGGGCGCCGCGATCCCCGACGGCGTGATGCGCGGCACCGCCCGCGGGGAGCAGGGCGAGGTCGTGGTCGTCGAGGAGTCCCGCTCGACCGTGACCCGCGAGGTCGGGCGGACCCTGGCCGTGGTCGGCGCGGTGGCCCTGCTGGCCGTCGTGGCGGCCGTCCTGCTCGCCGTACGGCAGGCCAACCGGCTGGCCTCCCCGCTCACCGACCTCGCCGAGACGGCGGAGCGGCTCGGATCGGGCGACCCGCGGCCCCGGCACAAGCGGTACGGGGTCCCCGAGCTGGACCGGGTCGCGGACGTGCTGGACTCCAGCGCCGAGCGGATCGGCCGGATGCTGACGGCCGAGCGGCGCTTGGCCGCGGACGCCTCCCACCAGCTGCGCACCCCGCTCACCGCCCTCTCCATGCGGCTGGAGGAGATCACGGTCACCGACGACCTGGCGACCGTGCGGGAGGAGGCGACGATCGCCCTGACCCAGGTGGAGCGGCTCACGGACGTGGTGCAGCGGCTGCTCACGAACTCGCGGGACCCGCGGACCGGCTCGGCGGTCCCCTTCGACCTGGACGAGGTCGTCAAGCAGCAGGTCGAGGAGTGGCGGCCGGCCTACCGCAGCGCGGGCCGGGCCATCGTGCGCTCCGGACGCCAGGGCGTGCGGGCCGTCGGCACCCCGGGCGCGGTCTCGCAGGTGCTGGCCACCCTGGTGGAGAACGCCCTGATGCACGGCGGCGGGACCGTCGCGCTGCGCACCCGGGTGATCGGCAACCAGGCGGTGCTGGAGGTCACGGACGAGGGACCGGGCGTCCCGCCGGACCTCGGCAACCGGATCTTCGAGCGGGCCATCAGCGGCCGCAACTCCACCGGGATCGGCCTCGCGGTGGCCAGGGACCTCGCGGAGGCGGACGGCGGACGCCTGGAGCTGCTCCAGACGCAGCCGCCGGTGTTCGCGCTGTTCCTCAGCCGGACGGCGCCGGAACGGGCCGAACCGCAGGCCACGGTCCGCTAG
- a CDS encoding GtrA family protein, with amino-acid sequence MSTPGGSVVERVRGLVREVAKFGAVGGLGVLVNLGVFNLIRNTTDLQVVRASVIATVVAIATNYIGFRYFAYRDRAQSGRTRELVLFAAFSGIGLVIESGVLYTATYGFGWDGPLASNVFKFIGIGTATVFRFWSYRTWVFKALPAPAEPAEPMPEPAPLPKPDRRPEPIPEPAPANN; translated from the coding sequence ATGAGCACGCCTGGCGGATCTGTCGTCGAACGTGTACGCGGCCTCGTACGAGAGGTGGCCAAGTTCGGGGCGGTCGGCGGTCTGGGTGTCCTGGTCAACTTGGGTGTCTTCAACCTGATCCGCAACACCACCGACCTCCAGGTGGTGCGCGCGAGCGTGATAGCCACCGTCGTGGCCATCGCCACGAACTACATCGGCTTCCGCTACTTCGCCTACCGGGACCGCGCCCAGAGCGGCCGTACCCGCGAGCTGGTCCTGTTCGCCGCGTTCAGCGGCATCGGCCTGGTCATCGAGAGCGGTGTGCTCTACACCGCCACCTACGGGTTCGGCTGGGACGGCCCGCTCGCCAGCAACGTGTTCAAGTTCATCGGCATCGGGACCGCCACCGTGTTCCGCTTCTGGTCGTACCGGACGTGGGTCTTCAAGGCCCTGCCCGCGCCGGCGGAGCCGGCCGAGCCGATGCCGGAGCCGGCGCCCCTGCCGAAGCCGGACCGCAGGCCGGAGCCGATCCCCGAGCCGGCACCCGCGAACAACTAG
- a CDS encoding 5-(carboxyamino)imidazole ribonucleotide synthase, translating into MTFPVVGMVGGGQLARMTHEAGIPLGIRFKLLSDTPQDSAAQVVSDVVIGDYRDLETLRAFARGCDVITFDHEHVPTEHLRALEADGIPVRPGPDALVHAQDKGVMRAKLDEIGAPSPRHRIVSGPEDVAAFAEEVGGFPVILKTVRGGYDGKGVWFVRTPEDAAAPFNAGVPVLAEEKVDFVRELAANIVRSPHGQAVAYPVVESRQVDGVCDTVIAPAPNLSEALAGEAQALALRIAKELGVTGHLAVELFETTDGRILVNELAMRPHNSGHWTQDGAVTSQFANHVRAVLDLPLGDPRPRAPWTVMANVLGGDYPDMYAAYLHCMAHDPQLKIHMYGKDVKHGRKVGHVNTYGDDLDDVLERARHAADYLRGTVTA; encoded by the coding sequence GTGACGTTCCCGGTAGTCGGTATGGTCGGCGGCGGCCAGCTCGCCCGCATGACCCACGAGGCGGGCATCCCCCTCGGCATCAGATTCAAGCTCCTCAGTGACACCCCGCAGGACTCGGCGGCCCAGGTCGTGAGCGACGTCGTCATCGGCGACTATCGCGACCTGGAGACGTTGCGCGCCTTCGCGCGCGGCTGTGACGTGATCACCTTCGACCACGAGCATGTACCCACGGAGCACCTTCGGGCCCTGGAAGCGGACGGCATCCCCGTCCGCCCGGGGCCCGACGCTTTGGTACACGCCCAGGACAAGGGGGTGATGCGCGCCAAGCTCGACGAGATCGGCGCGCCCAGCCCCCGCCACCGGATCGTGAGCGGTCCGGAGGACGTGGCCGCCTTCGCGGAAGAGGTCGGCGGGTTCCCCGTCATCCTCAAGACCGTGCGGGGCGGGTACGACGGCAAGGGGGTGTGGTTCGTCCGCACCCCCGAGGACGCGGCGGCCCCCTTCAATGCGGGCGTCCCGGTCCTCGCGGAGGAGAAGGTCGATTTCGTCCGCGAGCTCGCGGCCAACATCGTCCGCTCCCCGCACGGCCAGGCAGTGGCCTACCCCGTCGTCGAGTCCCGTCAGGTGGACGGGGTCTGCGACACGGTGATCGCCCCGGCCCCGAACCTCTCGGAGGCCCTCGCGGGCGAGGCCCAGGCCCTCGCCCTGCGCATCGCCAAGGAACTCGGCGTGACCGGCCACCTGGCCGTTGAGCTGTTCGAGACCACCGACGGCCGGATCCTGGTCAACGAGCTGGCGATGCGTCCGCACAACAGCGGCCACTGGACCCAGGACGGGGCCGTGACCTCGCAGTTCGCCAACCACGTGCGCGCGGTCCTGGACCTTCCGCTGGGCGACCCGCGCCCCCGCGCCCCGTGGACGGTCATGGCGAACGTGCTGGGCGGGGACTACCCCGACATGTACGCGGCGTACCTGCACTGCATGGCCCACGACCCCCAGCTCAAGATCCATATGTACGGCAAGGACGTGAAACACGGTCGCAAGGTCGGCCACGTCAACACCTACGGCGACGACCTGGACGATGTGCTGGAGCGCGCACGTCACGCTGCCGATTACCTCAGAGGAACGGTCACCGCATGA
- the purE gene encoding 5-(carboxyamino)imidazole ribonucleotide mutase, with the protein MSTTAAPVIGIVMGSDSDWPVMEAAAQALDEFEIPYEVDVVSAHRMPREMIAYGERAADRGLKAIIAGAGGAAHLPGMLASVTPLPVIGVPVPLKYLDGMDSLLSIVQMPAGVPVATVSVAGARNAGLLAVRMLAAHDPELLVRMNDFLQELNDQATEKGKRLRTKVANAESFGFGK; encoded by the coding sequence ATGAGCACCACCGCAGCCCCCGTCATCGGCATCGTCATGGGCTCCGACTCGGACTGGCCCGTCATGGAGGCGGCCGCCCAGGCCCTCGACGAGTTCGAGATCCCCTACGAGGTCGACGTCGTGTCCGCCCACCGGATGCCGCGCGAGATGATCGCGTACGGGGAGCGGGCCGCGGACCGCGGCCTGAAGGCGATCATCGCGGGTGCGGGCGGCGCCGCCCACCTGCCCGGCATGCTCGCCTCGGTCACCCCGCTGCCGGTCATCGGCGTGCCGGTGCCGCTGAAGTACCTCGACGGCATGGACTCGCTGCTGTCGATCGTCCAGATGCCCGCGGGGGTTCCCGTCGCCACCGTCTCGGTCGCCGGGGCGCGCAACGCGGGCCTGCTGGCCGTACGGATGCTGGCCGCCCACGACCCGGAGCTGCTGGTCCGGATGAACGACTTTCTGCAGGAGCTCAACGACCAGGCCACCGAGAAGGGCAAGCGGCTGCGTACGAAGGTCGCGAACGCGGAGTCCTTCGGGTTCGGAAAGTGA
- a CDS encoding dipeptidase gives MSAAQRLDEARELLAEHPVVDGHNDLPWALREQVRYDLARRDIAGDQSAHLHTDIPRLRAGGVGAQFWSVYVRSDYAGDEAVSATLEQIDVVAQLIDRYPGDLVRALTADDMEAARADGRIASLMGAEGGHSINNSLATLRALHQLGVRYMTLTHNDNIDWADSATDEPRHGGLTDFGREVVREMNRVGMLVDLSHVAATTMRDAIAVSAAPVVFSHSSARAVCDHPRNIPDDVLATLPGNGGVAMATFVPKFILPAAVEWTLAADENLRAHGFHHLDTTPEAMALHRAFEEGRPRPVATAATVADHLDHMREVAGIDHIGIGGDYDGTAFTPSGLDDVAGYPNLVAELLARGWSKADLAKLTWTNAVRVLRDAESVSRDLSASRGPSNAVIR, from the coding sequence GTGAGCGCGGCGCAGCGTCTGGACGAGGCGCGCGAGCTGCTGGCCGAACACCCCGTCGTGGACGGCCACAACGACCTGCCCTGGGCGCTGCGCGAGCAGGTGCGTTACGACCTGGCGCGACGGGACATCGCGGGCGACCAGTCCGCCCACCTGCACACCGACATCCCGCGGCTGCGCGCCGGCGGGGTCGGCGCGCAGTTCTGGTCCGTCTACGTGCGTTCCGACTACGCCGGTGACGAGGCGGTCAGCGCCACCCTGGAGCAGATCGACGTCGTCGCCCAGCTGATCGACCGCTATCCCGGCGACCTCGTGCGGGCGCTGACGGCGGACGACATGGAGGCGGCCCGCGCCGACGGCCGGATCGCCTCGCTGATGGGTGCCGAGGGCGGCCACTCCATCAACAACTCGCTGGCCACCCTGCGCGCCCTGCACCAGCTGGGCGTGCGGTACATGACGCTCACGCACAACGACAACATCGACTGGGCGGACTCGGCGACCGACGAGCCCCGGCACGGCGGCCTGACCGACTTCGGCCGCGAGGTCGTCCGCGAGATGAACCGGGTCGGCATGCTGGTGGACCTCTCGCACGTCGCGGCGACGACGATGCGGGACGCGATCGCGGTCTCGGCCGCGCCGGTGGTGTTCTCGCACTCCTCGGCGCGGGCGGTCTGCGACCACCCCCGCAACATCCCCGACGACGTGCTCGCGACGCTGCCGGGCAACGGCGGGGTGGCCATGGCCACCTTCGTGCCGAAGTTCATCCTCCCGGCAGCCGTCGAGTGGACCCTGGCCGCGGACGAGAACCTGCGGGCGCACGGTTTCCACCACCTGGACACCACCCCCGAGGCCATGGCCCTGCACCGGGCCTTCGAGGAGGGGCGCCCGCGCCCGGTGGCCACGGCCGCGACGGTGGCCGACCACCTGGACCACATGCGCGAGGTGGCCGGCATCGACCACATCGGCATCGGCGGGGACTACGACGGCACGGCCTTCACCCCGTCCGGCCTGGACGACGTGGCGGGTTACCCGAACCTCGTCGCCGAGCTGCTCGCGCGCGGCTGGTCCAAGGCCGATCTGGCGAAGCTGACCTGGACCAACGCGGTACGGGTGCTGCGCGACGCGGAGTCGGTGTCCCGCGACCTGTCGGCCTCCCGGGGCCCGTCGAACGCGGTGATCCGGTAG
- a CDS encoding membrane dipeptidase: protein MADLQDEPNSVGIGAEDLPAPAAAVAAGALDRAVALLAVHPVVDGCNTLVRTLHQSPYHDIDTSDTGVDTDIPRLRAGGVGAQFWSLLVPSGRAHEDAPGDQVLSDTLDQIDTALTLMRSYPNSLCLALSADDLADARNRGRIASFLGPVPGRTLTGSLGALRAFHALGVRILAPAGAPWAQEELTAFGHEVVREANRLAILLDLTGCASAVACRVAGASKAPVIISNTGAASLNPHPGNVTDEVLAVLREANGLAMVTFDTARTGDSLHAVADHLDHVRAIAGPHGVGLGATFGTGPGHPRPTGLTDPSGYPRLIAELLERGWPESEVALLTWGNAQRVLRDAEFTSRAAAHRR, encoded by the coding sequence ATGGCCGACCTGCAGGATGAACCCAACTCCGTGGGCATCGGAGCCGAAGACCTCCCCGCACCCGCGGCAGCGGTGGCGGCGGGCGCCCTCGACCGGGCCGTCGCGCTGCTGGCCGTCCATCCCGTGGTCGACGGGTGCAACACCCTGGTCCGCACGCTGCACCAGAGCCCGTACCACGACATCGATACCTCGGACACGGGTGTGGACACGGACATCCCGCGGCTGCGCGCCGGGGGAGTGGGGGCCCAGTTCTGGTCCCTGCTCGTGCCGTCGGGGCGGGCGCACGAGGACGCCCCCGGTGACCAGGTGCTCTCCGACACGCTGGACCAGATCGACACGGCGCTGACCCTGATGCGCAGTTACCCGAACAGCCTCTGCCTGGCCCTCAGCGCCGACGACCTGGCGGACGCCCGCAACCGGGGCCGCATCGCCTCGTTCCTGGGCCCGGTGCCCGGCCGCACGCTGACCGGATCGCTGGGCGCACTGCGTGCTTTCCACGCGCTGGGCGTACGGATCCTCGCGCCCGCGGGTGCGCCCTGGGCGCAGGAGGAGTTGACGGCCTTCGGCCACGAGGTGGTCCGCGAGGCGAACCGGCTGGCGATCCTGCTGGACCTCACGGGCTGTGCGTCGGCGGTCGCCTGCCGGGTCGCGGGGGCCTCGAAGGCGCCGGTGATCATCTCGAACACGGGGGCGGCCTCGCTGAACCCGCATCCGGGGAACGTGACCGACGAGGTCCTGGCCGTGCTGCGGGAGGCGAACGGCCTGGCGATGGTCACCTTCGACACCGCGCGCACCGGGGACTCCCTGCACGCGGTGGCGGACCACCTGGACCACGTACGGGCCATCGCGGGCCCGCACGGCGTCGGACTCGGCGCCACCTTCGGCACCGGACCGGGCCACCCCCGCCCGACGGGCCTGACCGACCCCTCGGGCTATCCGCGGCTCATCGCGGAACTCCTGGAGCGCGGCTGGCCGGAATCCGAGGTGGCCCTGCTGACCTGGGGCAACGCCCAGCGCGTCCTGCGCGACGCGGAGTTCACCTCCCGCGCCGCCGCCCACCGCCGCTAA
- a CDS encoding UDP-glucose dehydrogenase family protein codes for MAPLKITVIGTGYLGATHAAAMAELGFEVLGLDVVPEKIEMLASGRVPMYEPGLEELLAKHVAGLPGSTGRLRFTTSYEEVGAFGDVHFVCVNTPQKHGEYACDMSYVDSAMASLAPYLTRPVLVVGKSTVPVGSAERLAVKLAELAPAGADVELAWNPEFLREGFAVEDTLHPDRIVIGVQGERAEKLLREVYETPMSEGTPLVITDFPTAELVKTAANSFLATKISFINAMAEVCEAGGGDVVKLAEAIGYDERIGAKFLRAGIGFGGGCLPKDIRAFMARAGELGADQALTFLREVDSINMRRRGHMVELARDAVGGSFLGKRVAVLGATFKPDSDDVRDSPALNVAGQIHLQGGQVTVYDPKGMDNARRVFPTLGYADSALAAARGAEVVLHLTEWREFRDLDPAELAGVVTDRLVLDGRNALDPVRWRAAGWTYRAMGRPRA; via the coding sequence ATGGCCCCCCTCAAGATCACTGTGATCGGCACCGGATACCTCGGTGCGACCCACGCAGCCGCGATGGCGGAGCTGGGATTCGAGGTGCTGGGGCTGGACGTGGTGCCCGAGAAGATCGAGATGCTGGCCTCGGGCCGGGTCCCGATGTACGAGCCCGGGCTGGAGGAACTGCTGGCCAAGCACGTGGCCGGACTGCCGGGCTCGACCGGCCGGCTGCGCTTCACTACCTCCTACGAGGAGGTCGGCGCCTTCGGCGACGTCCACTTCGTCTGCGTGAACACCCCGCAGAAGCACGGCGAGTACGCCTGCGACATGTCCTACGTGGACTCCGCGATGGCCTCGCTGGCCCCGTACCTGACGCGGCCGGTCCTGGTGGTCGGCAAGTCCACGGTGCCGGTGGGCTCGGCGGAGCGGCTCGCGGTGAAGCTCGCGGAGCTGGCCCCGGCGGGCGCGGACGTGGAGCTGGCCTGGAACCCGGAGTTCCTGCGGGAGGGCTTCGCGGTGGAGGACACCCTGCACCCCGACCGGATCGTGATCGGCGTCCAGGGCGAGCGCGCCGAGAAGCTGCTGCGGGAGGTGTACGAGACGCCGATGTCGGAGGGCACCCCGCTGGTGATCACCGACTTCCCGACCGCGGAGCTGGTGAAGACCGCTGCGAACTCCTTCCTCGCGACGAAGATCTCCTTCATCAACGCGATGGCGGAGGTGTGCGAGGCCGGCGGCGGCGACGTGGTCAAGCTGGCCGAGGCCATCGGCTACGACGAGCGGATCGGCGCGAAGTTCCTGCGCGCCGGGATCGGCTTCGGCGGCGGCTGCCTGCCCAAGGACATCCGGGCCTTCATGGCGCGCGCCGGTGAGCTGGGCGCCGACCAGGCACTCACCTTCCTGCGCGAGGTCGACTCCATCAACATGCGGCGCCGCGGGCACATGGTCGAGCTGGCCCGGGACGCCGTGGGCGGTTCCTTCCTCGGCAAGCGGGTCGCCGTGCTCGGAGCCACCTTCAAGCCGGACTCCGACGACGTACGGGACTCCCCCGCGCTGAACGTGGCCGGGCAGATCCACCTCCAGGGCGGCCAGGTCACCGTCTACGACCCCAAGGGCATGGACAACGCCCGCCGCGTCTTCCCGACCCTCGGCTACGCGGACTCCGCGCTGGCGGCGGCCCGGGGCGCGGAGGTCGTCCTGCACCTCACCGAGTGGCGCGAGTTCCGTGACCTCGACCCGGCGGAGCTGGCCGGCGTGGTGACCGACCGCCTCGTCCTGGACGGCCGCAACGCGCTGGACCCGGTGCGGTGGCGTGCCGCGGGCTGGACGTACCGGGCGATGGGTCGCCCGCGGGCCTGA